One genomic region from Danio aesculapii chromosome 24, fDanAes4.1, whole genome shotgun sequence encodes:
- the LOC130218325 gene encoding uncharacterized protein LOC130218325 isoform X1, whose translation MSTIDFNHLSNLIPASLSPESAEELATALSTGRWWAIMEVLHPIDEERQFDFTSVYQSQTVEDDREFSASGPAETADASSVPEASNELATALAAGAIMEVERPIEEPQVDISSVQFLEAPETSPRASVPENGEPTTSPVLKSQIEPSGAPGYAESDTPGYLFFGYENPTPALTLPASSDNGDVCQMASAKPKDPKRFRRFSRCRRSPTLLKIREAWLKAFADHMPLQNQQDVELVASRGQNQIPEEQQQDEPGRLQQRDLNEIIHELLSGLQSARPLRTMREPQDEAFVNQMPHQNQQHEEVVASRGQNQIPEPQPEEQQQDEPERPQQRDLVVNGRVRGVLRGLQSARPLRRMRQLQDEAIVNHMPDQNQQHVEAVASRGQNQIPEPQPEEQQQDEPERPQQRDLIVNGRVRGVLRGLQSARPLRRMREQDEAFVNQMPHQNQQHEEVVASRGQNQIPEPQPEEQQQDEPERPQQRDLVVNGRVRGVLRGLQSARPLRRRREQDDIVNLQNPPLRPPLAGPPPTYIRRMVVGNNGDFAHH comes from the exons ATGTCAACCATTGATTTTAACCATCTTTCCAACCTGATTCCTGCCTCTCTGTCACCTGAGAGCGCAGAAGAGCTCGCCACGGCCCTCTCCACCGGCCGCTGGTGGGCTATCATGGAGGTTTTACACCCCATCGATGAGGAGCGTCAGTTTGACTTCACTTCAGTTTACCAGAGTCAAACTGTGGAG GACGACAGAGAGTTTTCTGCGTCTGGTCCAGCAGAGACAGCAGATGCGTCCTCCGTCCCTGAGGCCTCAAATGAGCTCGCCACTGCCCTCGCTGCAGGGGCCATCATGGAGGTTGAGCGCCCTATTGAGGAGCCTCAGGTTGACATCTCCTCGGTGCAGTTTTTGGAGGCACCAGAAACATCACCGAGAGCTTCTGTGCCTGAGAACGGGGAACCCACCACATCCCCAGTCCTCAAGAGCCAGATTGAGCCGTCTGGAGCTCCCGGATATGCTGAGTCTGACACCCCGGGCTACCTCTTTTTCGGATATGAAAACCCCACGCCTGCTTTGACCCTACCTGCGTCTTCT GACAATGGAGACGTGTGTCAGATGGCTTCAGCGAAGCCTAAAGATCCGAAAAGATTTCGTAGATTTTCGAGGTGTCGCCGGTCACCTACTCTGCTGAAGATAAGGGAAGCATGG CTTAAAGCATTTGCGGACCACATGCCTCTTCAGAACCAGCAGGATGTAGAGCTTGTAGCCAGTAGGGGACAAAATCAGATCCCTGAGGAGCAGCAACAGGATGAACCTGGAAGACTTCAGCAGAGAGATTTGAATGAAATAATCCATGAGCTTCTGTCTGGTCTTCAGTCTGCTCGTCCTCTCAGAACAATGAGAGAACCG CAGGATGAAGCATTTGTGAATCAGATGCCTCATCAGAACCAGCAGCATGAGGAGGTTGTGGCCAGTAGGGGACAAAATCAGATCCCTGAACCACAGCCTGAGGAGCAGCAACAGGATGAACCTGAAAGACCTCAGCAGAGAGATTTAGTAGTGAATGGAAGAGTCCGTGGGGTTCTGCGTGGTCTTCAGTCTGCTCGTCCTCTCAGAAGAATGAGACAATTG CAGGATGAAGCAATTGTGAACCACATGCCTGATCAGAACCAGCAGCATGTGGAGGCTGTAGCCAGTAGGGGACAAAATCAGATCCCTGAACCACAGCCTGAGGAGCAGCAACAGGATGAACCTGAAAGACCTCAGCAGAGAGATTTAATTGTGAATGGAAGAGTCCGTGGGGTCCTGCGTGGTCTTCAGTCTGCTCGTCCTCTCAGAAGAATGAGGGAACAG GATGAAGCATTTGTGAATCAGATGCCTCATCAGAACCAGCAGCATGAGGAGGTTGTGGCCAGTAGGGGACAAAATCAGATCCCTGAACCACAGCCTGAGGAGCAGCAACAGGATGAACCTGAAAGACCTCAGCAGAGAGATTTAGTAGTGAATGGAAGAGTCCGTGGGGTTCTGCGAGGTCTTCAGTCTGCTCGTCCTCTCAGAAGGAGGAGGGAACAG GACGACATTGTTAATCTCCAGAACCCTCCTCTCCGGCCCCCTCTTGCTGGTCCCCCGCCTACCTACATTCGCAGGATGGTGGTGGGCAACAATGGAGATTTTGCACACCATTGA
- the LOC130218325 gene encoding uncharacterized protein LOC130218325 isoform X2, translated as MSTIDFNHLSNLIPASLSPESAEELATALSTGRWWAIMEVLHPIDEERQFDFTSVYQSQTVEDDREFSASGPAETADASSVPEASNELATALAAGAIMEVERPIEEPQVDISSVQFLEAPETSPRASVPENGEPTTSPVLKSQIEPSGAPGYAESDTPGYLFFGYENPTPALTLPASSDNGDVCQMASAKPKDPKRFRRFSRCRRSPTLLKIREAWLKAFADHMPLQNQQDVELVASRGQNQIPEEQQQDEPGRLQQRDLNEIIHELLSGLQSARPLRTMREPDEAFVNQMPHQNQQHEEVVASRGQNQIPEPQPEEQQQDEPERPQQRDLVVNGRVRGVLRGLQSARPLRRMRQLQDEAIVNHMPDQNQQHVEAVASRGQNQIPEPQPEEQQQDEPERPQQRDLIVNGRVRGVLRGLQSARPLRRMREQDEAFVNQMPHQNQQHEEVVASRGQNQIPEPQPEEQQQDEPERPQQRDLVVNGRVRGVLRGLQSARPLRRRREQDDIVNLQNPPLRPPLAGPPPTYIRRMVVGNNGDFAHH; from the exons ATGTCAACCATTGATTTTAACCATCTTTCCAACCTGATTCCTGCCTCTCTGTCACCTGAGAGCGCAGAAGAGCTCGCCACGGCCCTCTCCACCGGCCGCTGGTGGGCTATCATGGAGGTTTTACACCCCATCGATGAGGAGCGTCAGTTTGACTTCACTTCAGTTTACCAGAGTCAAACTGTGGAG GACGACAGAGAGTTTTCTGCGTCTGGTCCAGCAGAGACAGCAGATGCGTCCTCCGTCCCTGAGGCCTCAAATGAGCTCGCCACTGCCCTCGCTGCAGGGGCCATCATGGAGGTTGAGCGCCCTATTGAGGAGCCTCAGGTTGACATCTCCTCGGTGCAGTTTTTGGAGGCACCAGAAACATCACCGAGAGCTTCTGTGCCTGAGAACGGGGAACCCACCACATCCCCAGTCCTCAAGAGCCAGATTGAGCCGTCTGGAGCTCCCGGATATGCTGAGTCTGACACCCCGGGCTACCTCTTTTTCGGATATGAAAACCCCACGCCTGCTTTGACCCTACCTGCGTCTTCT GACAATGGAGACGTGTGTCAGATGGCTTCAGCGAAGCCTAAAGATCCGAAAAGATTTCGTAGATTTTCGAGGTGTCGCCGGTCACCTACTCTGCTGAAGATAAGGGAAGCATGG CTTAAAGCATTTGCGGACCACATGCCTCTTCAGAACCAGCAGGATGTAGAGCTTGTAGCCAGTAGGGGACAAAATCAGATCCCTGAGGAGCAGCAACAGGATGAACCTGGAAGACTTCAGCAGAGAGATTTGAATGAAATAATCCATGAGCTTCTGTCTGGTCTTCAGTCTGCTCGTCCTCTCAGAACAATGAGAGAACCG GATGAAGCATTTGTGAATCAGATGCCTCATCAGAACCAGCAGCATGAGGAGGTTGTGGCCAGTAGGGGACAAAATCAGATCCCTGAACCACAGCCTGAGGAGCAGCAACAGGATGAACCTGAAAGACCTCAGCAGAGAGATTTAGTAGTGAATGGAAGAGTCCGTGGGGTTCTGCGTGGTCTTCAGTCTGCTCGTCCTCTCAGAAGAATGAGACAATTG CAGGATGAAGCAATTGTGAACCACATGCCTGATCAGAACCAGCAGCATGTGGAGGCTGTAGCCAGTAGGGGACAAAATCAGATCCCTGAACCACAGCCTGAGGAGCAGCAACAGGATGAACCTGAAAGACCTCAGCAGAGAGATTTAATTGTGAATGGAAGAGTCCGTGGGGTCCTGCGTGGTCTTCAGTCTGCTCGTCCTCTCAGAAGAATGAGGGAACAG GATGAAGCATTTGTGAATCAGATGCCTCATCAGAACCAGCAGCATGAGGAGGTTGTGGCCAGTAGGGGACAAAATCAGATCCCTGAACCACAGCCTGAGGAGCAGCAACAGGATGAACCTGAAAGACCTCAGCAGAGAGATTTAGTAGTGAATGGAAGAGTCCGTGGGGTTCTGCGAGGTCTTCAGTCTGCTCGTCCTCTCAGAAGGAGGAGGGAACAG GACGACATTGTTAATCTCCAGAACCCTCCTCTCCGGCCCCCTCTTGCTGGTCCCCCGCCTACCTACATTCGCAGGATGGTGGTGGGCAACAATGGAGATTTTGCACACCATTGA
- the LOC130218264 gene encoding probable basic-leucine zipper transcription factor Q: protein MRRDDREFSASGPAETADASSVSEASNELATALAAGAIMEVERPIEEPQVDISSVQFLEAPETSPRASVPENGEPTTSPVLKSQIEPSGAPGYAESDTPGYLFFGYENPTPALTLPASSDNGDVCQMASAKPKDPKRFRRFSRCRRSPTLLKIREAWLKAFADHMPLQNQQHVELVASRGQNQIPEEQQQDEPGRLQQRDLNEIIHELLSGLQSARPLRTTREPDEAFVNQMPHQNQQHEEVVASRGQNQIPEPQPEEQQQDEPERPQQRDLVVNGRVRGVLRGLQSARPLRRMRQLDEAIVNHMPDQNQQHVEAVASRGQNQIPEPQPEEQQQDEPERPQQRDLIVNGRVRGVLRGLQSARPLRRMREQDEAFVNQMPHQNQQHEEVVASRGQNQIPEPQPEEQQQDEPERPQQRDLVVNGRVRGVLRGLQSARPLRRRREQDDIVNLQNPPLRPPLAGPPPTYIRRMVVGNNGDFARH from the exons ATGAGGAGA GACGACAGAGAGTTTTCTGCGTCTGGTCCAGCAGAGACAGCAGATGCGTCCTCCGTCTCTGAGGCCTCAAATGAGCTCGCCACTGCCCTCGCTGCAGGGGCCATTATGGAGGTTGAGCGCCCTATTGAGGAGCCTCAGGTTGACATCTCCTCGGTGCAGTTTTTGGAGGCACCAGAAACATCACCGAGAGCTTCTGTGCCTGAGAACGGGGAACCCACCACATCCCCAGTCCTCAAGAGCCAGATTGAGCCGTCTGGAGCTCCCGGATATGCTGAGTCTGACACCCCGGGCTACCTCTTTTTCGGATATGAAAACCCCACGCCTGCTTTGACCCTACCTGCGTCTTCT GACAATGGAGACGTGTGTCAGATGGCTTCAGCGAAGCCTAAAGATCCGAAAAGATTTCGAAGATTTTCGAGGTGTCGCCGGTCTCCCACTCTGCTGAAGATAAGGGAAGCATGG CTTAAAGCATTTGCAGACCACATGCCTCTTCAGAACCAGCAGCATGTGGAGCTTGTAGCCAGTAGGGGACAAAATCAGATCCCTGAGGAGCAGCAACAGGATGAACCTGGAAGACTTCAGCAGAGAGATTTGAATGAAATAATCCATGAGCTTCTGTCTGGTCTTCAGTCTGCTCGTCCTCTCAGAACAACGAGAGAACCG GATGAAGCATTTGTGAATCAGATGCCTCATCAGAACCAGCAGCATGAGGAGGTTGTGGCCAGTAGGGGACAAAATCAGATCCCTGAACCACAGCCTGAGGAGCAGCAACAAGATGAACCTGAAAGACCTCAGCAGAGAGATTTAGTAGTGAATGGAAGAGTCCGTGGGGTTCTGCGTGGTCTTCAGTCTGCTCGTCCTCTCAGAAGAATGAGACAATTG GATGAAGCAATTGTGAACCACATGCCTGATCAGAACCAGCAGCATGTGGAGGCTGTAGCCAGTAGGGGACAAAATCAGATCCCTGAACCACAGCCTGAGGAGCAGCAACAGGATGAACCTGAAAGACCTCAGCAGAGAGATTTAATTGTGAATGGAAGAGTGCGTGGGGTTCTGCGTGGTCTTCAGTCTGCTCGTCCTCTCAGAAGAATGAGGGAACAG GATGAAGCATTTGTGAATCAGATGCCTCATCAGAACCAGCAGCATGAGGAGGTTGTGGCCAGTAGGGGACAAAATCAGATCCCTGAACCACAGCCTGAGGAGCAGCAACAGGATGAACCTGAAAGACCTCAGCAGAGAGATTTAGTAGTGAATGGAAGAGTGCGTGGGGTTCTGCGAGGTCTTCAGTCTGCTCGTCCTCTCAGAAGGAGGAGGGAACAG GACGACATTGTTAATCTCCAGAACCCTCCTCTCCGGCCCCCTCTTGCTGGTCCCCCACCTACCTACATTCGCAGGATGGTGGTGGGCAACAATGGAGATTTTGCACGCCATTGA